CAAGTAAtcgcaaataataaataatcagcaaaagcattaaaaataaacatatcaCAAACATAAGTCTATAAAGCATCTtcaaaaatgataataaaaaagtaactTTAATATTATCTTCCACAGATATGGATACGATGGAGAAAACTATATCGTGcacataattttgtttaaataacactcaaaaatattaaatatttaccatttTAAAGCTCAGTTTAGTGAAGTTTTTGTGATCTTTAAAACCAATATCTACAGTAAGACTTGgttatataattttaagaaTAAAGTAATGCATAAAGTTATGCAACAAGCCATCAGAATTAATACTATGATAAGAGTAAtgtttctattttattaaCACTTactgaaacaaaaaagggCCAAGTGAGTaattattaacaaattaaagtCTTGTCATCCAAAGGAAGCCGTTCTGGATAAAGTAGAGTAATGATTTATCTTTGCATGACAAAACGGAAtacaattttgcataatttctaATTGAATTCTATTATATAGGACGGCGGCCCAGacgatggatggatgggtcGTGATTCACGCTTCGAGCTCCGCACCGCGAAGCCAATTGGCGATCGGTTCACATTTTGACCCCGGCTTATTGAGCGGGTTGCTGGGCGTAGCtgctaattttaattataaccCGAGCGGCAGAGCTTCCGATGTCAAAGATGCGGGAAGCAATTAAAGCACTTGAGCACTGAGACGCTTTGTTTACAATGTTGACCCTTACTTTATTAATGAAGTGCTTAAGTCAATTAGGCTAAAGAGAAACTGCATTTGTACTACTGAGGAGCAAAAACTGGCAGTTAACCCGAAAGCGTGTTACAAGAATACTTGTCAAATTGGGATTGAAATCTATATATAACAGATGTGGATACAGATTTGGACTTGCCCCGGATtctaaatgaaaaaaagaaagataaGCACGACATTATGAACCTAAACCTTGTTATTCCTGAAAATTATCTGTTGCTTGTAAAGTAATATTATATAGTTTTCTATAGTATGACACAAAACTGCGTATATGGATACAACAAATGCAATATAACTTTACTAAAGTTGTTATATACgcattatattttaatatttgtgaCTTTTGTTCTTTGTCATATTTCAAAGGTGCGCGCCAAACCATCACTAATCGAGCTATTGGTCGGCCTATCTATCGGCCAGGCTCCAAGAGCTACTCAACACTGCACACAGTTATCGCCTATCGACTTCTGCAGCTGTTTTCAAGAGAGAAAAAACTCTAAACAGGAAAACAAGGATTTTGGAACTCGTGGTCACCGCAGGAGCTAATTGTAAATAAGGACCCAACTGGAAACAACCGAGCACATAAACCGCAGAGCCATGGAGCCGCCAGCGTCGGCCGGAATTGCCGGCTCGACGCACAAGTTCCATCCGTGCGATGAGGCTGTGATAGCCACCAACGACGATGCCAGCGATTGCAAGCGATGTGCGGTGCGCTTGGGCTACTGGAAGGACGACTACATCGGGTACTTTGTGCGCAATCAGGAGCGCAAGGCGCCGGAGATCAATCGCGGCTACTTTGCCCGGGTCAAGGGCGTGGAGATGTGCGTCGAGAAGTTTCTAAAGGTCAGTTCATCTGCCGCGGCTCCCAACTGTCTGGCACGTGCCAAGGTCATCCTGTTGCATTGCTGCATCAAGGCCGTGCCCGTCATGCCCTCGACACCGCGCATGTCCATGCCAGTCTGACCTTGCCCTAACCGTCTCCCACCCATTGTCCGTACAGAAAACCTCGGGAAACTGCCAGATCATTAATTTGGGCTGCGGATTCGACACACTCTACTTCCGGCTGAGGGACACCGCCCACCAGGTGAAGAACTTCATAGAGCTGGACTTTCCCACGGTCACCGCCCGCAAGTGCTATACAATCAAGCGCAACAAGGCCCTGCTAGCCAGGATTCACGACGAGGATGGAGAGGTGCGGCTCAGTCCCACAGATCTGCACGGACCCAGCTACCACCTGATGGGCGTTGACCTGCGTAACCTCGACGAGGTGGACAGCAAGCTGCAGCAGGCAGAAGTTGATTACTCCCTGCCCACCATATTCCTCGCCGAGTGCGTTCTGGTCTATATCGAGGCGCAAAACTGCCGGAACCTGCTCAAATGGATTGCGCAAAAGTTCCAAGCAGCCGTCTTCGTCAACTACGAGCAGGTTAGCTTGTGCCCCTGTTTGTTTCTCATCCATGTCATGTATACAATTCTTTGACCGCTGCAGGTCAACATGAACGACCGCTTCGGCGATGTGATGCTCAACAATCTGCGCGGACGGGGCTGCAGCCTGGCCGGCGTAGAATCATGCTTGTCGCTGGATACGCAGAGGAACCGCTTTAAGGACAGCGGCTGGACTGGCGCCCGTGCCTGGGACATGGTGCAGGTGTACGAGAGCATCTCGGCGGCTGAGAGGCAGCGCATCGAGCGGCTGGAAATGCTGGACGAGGGTGAACTGTTGCTTCAGCTCTTCCAGCACTACTGCCTGGTGGTCGCCTGGCTGGGCGTGGCCTTCCAGGACATAGATATCACGTGCGTGCCAGTGTAAACATTCGTACCTAACTGACAGCGTCCTTTTACTATTCCCGGTTAATCAAAATGACTTCTTTTCTTATATTTCCACGCAGCGTCGAAGAGTTAATGTCCTCCCTGAACATTGACTAGGAGTGGTGAGGGAGGAAGGAATAAAGAGCCAACCTACTTGGATGCCCTATTTATTGACTCTTTGCTCTGTTTGGAAGGCCAtgccaaaatattttgcttcTCAACGTGTTAAACTAAACAGCAAATAATTATAGTAAAACCATCGAAATCAAAACatgtttagatatttatcTTACACAGACCCACTCACAAATGATCTAACTTGTATTATTTTAGTTGTTCCTTATATTTTTTCTcttgttacatttttattatttaatcgcttaatatttactattttatCACCGAGTTATGGCACAAAATATTGAGAGGTGATCAATACGCCATCCATTCATTCCCCAATTTAAGTGTGCGTTTAAAGTGTAAATGTATCttgaaactaattaaaaaccaacTTAATTGCAAAAACGGCAGTAGTGTTTAATGAagtgtaaatataaatgtaccTGGGGATACACATTACGGCGCACtggaaattaaacaattatacGGGTCTATAGTGTAAAGTTTTGTTAACCAACTAAATGTTTACGCTCTAATCATCCTTCTTGACCTTCGCCATCTCGCGAGTTCTGCAATTAAAGGTGTAGGCCAAAATTAAGTAAAACAATATGATTGTAATAACTGTGAAGGACTGCTGCTTACATCGCCCGAAGTTCCTCCAATGTTGGCACTGGTATACGCGAAGATTCGGTTTCATCCTCCTTGGCCGCCTGTTCCGGGTGCTTTTTCCATTTGTGAGAGCGGCAGTTGGTGTTGCTGGCGAACGCCTTCCCgcaatatttgcatacataaGGTCTGAGGCCTGTGTGTCCAAGGAGATGGATCTTCAAGGCCGTGGAGTTCTTGCAGCCGCTGCCGCAAACCTCGCACTTGAAGCGTCTTTCCTCCGTGTGCACATACTTGTGCTTGTTAAGAATCGCCCGAGTCTGCAGTTTTTTGCCGCAGATATTACACTCAAACTTGGGCTCACCATGTGTCTGGCTGTGCACCTagaaataatatgaaaatgaCATGATTTAGTAGGACACAAGATTATTCGTTTACCTACCCTTAGCCTGGCTTTGTTCTTAAAACCAGCATTGCATACGGGGCATATACAGGGCTTCTCATCCGTGTGAACCAGCTGGTGCTCCACCAGCGATGTGAAGGTCTTCAAGCCCTTTCCGCAGTGGTCGCAAACGAACCTCTTTGGACCGCCGTGCATGTCGTGCTTGTGCCTGCGCAGAGCCATGAAGGACATAAAGGTCTCGTCGCAGGCTTTGCAGGTGAAGTCGACGAAAGGCGAACTTTGGGAGCGATCCTCTTGGGGCGACATGCTCAATTCGAATGTCTTGTCGTCTGGTTCTTGAGAAGTTAATTTCTCGCTGTCGTTCagccttttttgtttgcttgtacCCTTGGGTCTGCCTCTTTTCCGTTTCAAAGGCGGCGGTGATAGGGCCTCATCTTCGTCTGGGATGGACTCGTCATCATCCAAATCGGCTGGACTGTACATCTCCGAATTTCGACTAACAACGTTCTGTTGCCTGCGACCGCGATTTGTTTGAACTTCAGGTATTGATGCCTTAGGTAAGGGTGCCACTTCAGGTTCGGATTTACACTGTTTTAGATTAGCTCGTCTCCGAACGGGCTGTACATTGAAATCTGGAGACGGAGATGTGGAATGTTCTGATATCGTTAGCTCCTCGACCAAGGAACACCTGTCCTCCGGATCGTCAATGTCCAGGAACTCAAGCTCCTGCTTGCAAGCCGGCGGAAGGCCATATTCCAGACGCAGTGCGTCCAAGTCCTGGCTATCCTGCGGATCCGAGTGTCGTAGGAGCTCAAAAATTGCTTGCACTTTGCTAACGCTTTCCGAGAAGGTGACCAGCTGGCCAATCACTGCGTAGCACTCCTCGCACAACATGCTGCCCAGTTCCGGTTCTTCGAGGGTCATCTGCGTGTGTGGGAAAATAATGTATCAGATTTCTGGATGCTGTGCCAACGAATAATAACCTACCTCTACATCAAAGCATTTGCTGATGATCTTTACCAGATCGTCGTCCCGCTCGCGTACTTTGTACACAACGTCGTCGCGGGCGCACAGGCGACACCAGTATATCCAATCGCTCGTGGGAACTCCCATGGCTAATCCTCAACAGAAACCCAACAGTTTAGCACAGTATGCCCTCGGATCTTGACTAAATTGTACTTTACGAACGCCGATTAAAGTCAGCTGATTGGTGCGGAAACCAAAACCGATTAAATGTTAAACGCCATCCGATGATTTTCACGATATCGATAAATCCAAAACAACAAGTTGTTGCGGCTATTTTCAAAATGTCCTcattttgaatttggaagGTGACTGTTTGGAACTAACAATCTAcgtattaattattaatattaatttatgtataGGTAACTTaagatttaaaaaatttagTTCTCGTCTATCTCTCGTAAAAGTCATAGCAATAAATTTTCTTCAATTCACCAATAAAGAATAAATTGCATCTTCCAAAAGGAAAATCtgaaaaaccaattaatgTAATGGTTTCCAAATGCATACGCTTTAGTTCTAACTAATGTTCTCACTTTAACTACTAAAAGGGTTTCCACATATATCGGATGGTAGAGAGCCATAGAAAAATAATCCCAAAAAGTAATAATATcaataaatcaatattaaaaaaaaataatgatttgTGATGACGCTGAAGTATGGACGTTGTTCAGGTTAAACAGCACCTTTTACTGAATATCATGAAAGTAAAGCCGCAATTTCCCAGGGatttaaaccttttttaaatcATGCAAATGAGTTTCTAGATAatgattttatattaatattataataatttaacttAAACTTAGAACTGCATAAACTGGATAAACCAAAAACGGATGCTAACACATTTgcttaatatttacaaaatggaATGATACACTACATCTCAACGTCTTCCATCTCGGTCGCCTCGTTTTCCGCCCAATTCTCGATGGTGTAATAGGCCTTGAGGGCCAATTCGTCGTCCAGCGTTAGCTCGCCCAGGACCAAGGGGCCCAATTGTTTGTCCACCATAACGTCTTGCCAAAATCCGCTGCAATTTCTGGCCAGCGTGATTTTCTTCAGCTCCTCAGCGAACTTGTCGTACTCCAAAAAGGTGTTGAAATCTATACAGCTCTGTCGGTACAAGGTGATGATCTCGCCCAGTTGCTCAATGTTCTGTTTCTTGCGCTCCAGCAGTGTGATGATCACCACGCGGGTATCGGCAGCCAGCCCCTGAAAGCGGGCATCCCGCTCAGTGGCATTAGCGATGGAGCAAACGCTGGCCAGGACTCGTTTAAAATCGGAGCTAGGTTCGATCAAGCCAACACCGTCTGATGGCATCGGGAGTTCCTTCTCAGCTGGATCCGGTTTGACTGCCACACCATTCTCTgcctgctccttggccaggAGCTTTTCCTGCCAGGCGCGACTGTAGCGCAATGGAAATAGCTTCTTTACAGTGGCGGCCGCTCTCTTTGACTTCTCCTCCAGGGGTTCTGGCACTCGCCAAAATACATCCACGAAGTTCTTGTCCTTAAGCGCTACGTCATCCTTGTTGTTATTATGGATAACCTTGCGCTCTAGGATGTCCATAACATTCTGCTCAAAGATGCTGGGGAGTGCGTCGAAGGGCAGCAGATCATTCTGCGCCCACGGACGTGGCTGCTGCGTGTCCCGCAGTGTGCACTCCAGATCGGTGCTATCGATTAACTGGTCTATGGCATCTAGCTGCTCCTCGCTGCACTCCGTCTTGGCGGTTCGTAGTGCGGGAAAATCCCAGAAGTGGTGCTGAGACGTGTAGGAAACCTCCAGCATATACAATGTAGCGGGATGGGTATCGTCTGCTAGGCGAGGCAGCAGCACAACCATTTGCGGTCTATTAAACTTGGTGCTGAATATTTTCCAGCATAGGATGGCTCGATCCGAACAAACGAGCGCGCGCACCAGAGCGTCCAACTTCACCGCGGCAGATTGGTTCTGCTTCTGGTGTACCAGAAGGTACAAGGACTCGCCACAGAAGTACTCATCCGGTACGGCATTCCTTTTGATGAACCCAAAAAAGTGCAGACCAGGCGGGTGTGGGTCCTTTGGCTCCAGCACGGCCTCGTCATATGGCACCGGAGTGCCGCCCAGCATGTAACCAGTTATCAGATTTTCCGGCAGCGGCGTGACTTCGGTGCCCTTGATAAAATGCCGAGTCTCCCGAATCACTATCTCGTCCTTCTCCGCCCAGACCTTTACCAGCTTCACAGGCGTCTGGTTCTTCATGGCGATAATGCCCTGCAGGCTAATGGAGATCTTGCTGCCGATGCTCAGCTTGGCGTTCCACACCCAGGGTCGTCGGTTGGTCACCTTGAAGACGGTATGCAGTGCTTCCTTGAAGCTGCACAACGTGGCATTGCAGCGGGGAACGAGGCTGAGGACGTGCTTCTGGTTCTTCAGCTCATCGGGGCCGCATTTGCGCGAAAAGTTGAAGATGGCCTGCGGCTGAGAGGTCTCGGCATTGTCTACGTAGGCTATGTTGTGCGTTCTGAATGAATTAAGCGTTCAAAGGAATGAATATTTGGTTAGAAAAGATACATTTGTTGTCTAGTTACACAGTGTACTgctttgaataaaataaatactctTACCCCACAATTAACTCAATGTTTTCGGTAAGCAATTCGTCCGTGATTTCGTTGAACTTTTCGTAATCCTGTGGAAAGTCGTTGAAATCGAAGAGCAGGAGAATCCTTCGCCTGGCGACTCTAAAGCTGCAAGGAATATTCCATAAAATAAGATGCTTAAGTATAAGTTAAGCTACCAACGAGGCTGCTGTTTGCTGCAGATCCAGGGCCGCCTGAAGACCATTTAGCCATTCTCCCTCCTCGCAGGCCGTCTTATTTACAAACTTGAAGAAGTCAAGCAATAACTGCCAGCTGCAAAGCCTTGGATCACCAAAGGGGACCACATGTGGGTGAGAAGCAGCATCCGGTTCCTTTTCATTGGTGTCGCAACCCACCAGGACGAACGACACGTAGTCCTTCCTATCGCACACGATCTGGAATGGATTCAGTTAGCATTATGCACTGAACTCCCAAGGTATTTCCCACACCTTGTCCTTAAGAATCTCAGCCACACACTTTGCGGATTTCAGCTTCACTTCTTCGGCGGCACATGTTCGCACATCCAGCACAATTATAAGGCTTTCCTGGAAATGAAAGTATGCAGTTTATTACATGCTAAGTgcaataatttgtaaactcaCCTTGTTAGACGCCATcaaaaaactttatttgtCTAATGGACTCGactatgtttttaaatttcacaACAATAATACCTTACAGCCGATAACAGAAAACCCCGCCGGCTTACTGACCAAATGCACTACCGCCTATCGCATATCGATAGTTCCAAAACCGCGTTGCCAACTTACTAATTGCGTGCTGTTACTTTTCAAAAGattttgttataattattaataggCATTATATGTGGTTTATGTTCAGAAATACTTATAAAATAGTAAACAATagtttcttatatttttctatatcTTTCCGTAAGTCTGCAGCTTTTCCAGATACTCCGCATTTTGGCTCAAGTGATTGAATATCAAGTTCGTATCCAGGACGTTCGTCGCAGGACCTCCATATTCCGCGGGTAGACTTTCGTAGCCCACCATTTCGCGGAGCTTGCTAAGATGTCGCCCGTCGTGGGTAAAGATCTTTAAAGCGACGCATTTAGAGTTAACCAGTTGAAACCTCGTGTATGTCAGTATTACCTTTTCCTTGAATTCCTTGTTCATGAAGGGCATAAACAAAGTGGAGGTTACGTGCATCAGGAAACCGCGTTGTATTATATGTACGATACGCTGACTGAAAGGCAGAACTCCGTTCTTTTCGTTCACCACCTTCATAAATGCTGGTGAAAATTGTCGCAGAAAATTTCGGGTTGTCCTGGGAAGTAACAATAGAGATTACTGTTAAATCATGAAGACAGTCTTTTTGATAAGAAAATGAACGGTGATAAAATTGTTCAAATTATATCATTTGTCTTAGAAATGTTCAATTCACATTATCATCAtaatcttaaaaaaataactgTACAAACTTATGcctggaaaatatttttaaaaacatttgaaaatacaaataaaaataataacaataccAAAGATAATATTTAGCATAAAAGCATCTAACAAATGTGTAAGAATAAACAGGAATAAAGAATTGATCTAAATGTATACGATATAACCCACCCTTGGAGATCACAAATGACCGTTATCCCATTCTGCTGGACATGtgggagcagcaggagcgacTCGAAGATCAGGTCGTCCATCTCGACGAGACTCTGCAGATAGTCGGGGTAGTCCCGGAACCCATCCACCGTCTTGAAGACCACCAGCACCCGTCCATTGCGATCCACCTGGGGCATGACGTAGCGGCAGTGGGTGCCGTAGAAGAGCTGACGATAGTGCTCAATGGGGTGGCGGGCCACCCAGGTGGGATGGCGCATCTTGAACTCATAGTAGGCGTGTATGGCCTGGTAGGCCTTGATTGTGTCCCAGCGCGTGTAGTGCAGGAACTTGGTCAGCAGCGTGTCCTCGGTGCCCACATTTAGATCCTCGCACTCTGAAACAGTTTCGCCTGGGTGATCGAATCGAGGATTTCACACACACCATTTTTAGCTTACTCTCCACCAGCTGCCTGAGTtgattaattttgaaaatctGCTCGGCCGTGTGATCGACTCGGGCGGTGAGGAAAAGCATTTTAGGCTTCGAATTTTGAACGAAATATCGTCCAAAGgtattttagaattttgatCGATTGCTTTCAATAGCCAGAAGTTTCACTTTTACCCAATTAATCCGCAAACGATCCGCACTCGCAACGCAAACAACGCTCACTGACTAAAATATCCACGAAATGCGATTTGGCATAGATGTCTTATTTGCTTTATAACCGGCGCGTGCTCAAATTGCTAATGGTTCTAAATCGCTCAGAAATATATACCTAGTTGTCGGCTTGAACTTGGCTTCTTTGGTGCTTTATTGCTtttaatatgtaaatataatctttaaaaaaCGTAACTCAAATTAATTACttacataataattataattacgaACTCCTCCATAAACGAATGGTATTTAATCACTGACGTTTTAAACAGCATAACTCAAAGCTTACAAATCCAAAGGCACTCAGACCGATGACCTCCACTGCTGCAAAGGCGTCTTCTTCGCTGGAGTTATCAACTTGACCTGACCACGTATCTTAGCCACAATTCAATTAACCCGCAAGGCGGCAAGGCGAAGGAGTCTGGCGTTGAGAAAAAGTCAAGtcgaaaagcggaaaaagtAGTCAACACGCGAAAGGAAACTATAAGTACGATAATTGAAGAAAGTGTCAGTTACACACGATGCTACGTGACTTAATAATGCCCCTTGTCTGCTCATAATAGCGGCCACAACGTGTTGCTTCATCTACAGATCTATATAATGTTATGTATGTGATACTTTTCCATCTATATACCccatttaagtaatttttttatttagctCTTTTTGAGTTGATTTGTAATAAACCGAAATATCTGTCTAGATTTTGGGAACTATGTAAAAACCTGAGACTAAGCCGATTCTATTGACGCAtatgcagcgcaagtttgttatAAAAATGTGACACGCCCACTAAAACGCCCACAAATATCCATAACGCTTAAATCTGTTCAGTGTTATTTATAATAGTCTTCATGTTCATCTTCGtgccaacaattttttaaatcgGATTGTTAGAGTTTCACGATAACAAAAAGTTAAAGTTACCTAATAGCAAAAGAACTTTTACATTTCTCTCGCCCTTCCattaacgggtatctgatagtcagGGTACTCGAGTAAAGCACAGGctgtttaatttgttgtttgtaAAGTCTGATTACTTTTCGAGCGGCAGGTGTATGCCCATTAGAGGGGGTTTGCATAGGCGCCTAAGTCGTGACTTTCAtagaaatgttgaaattaacaTTGATACCCGaatggcaaattaataataatggttTAGTTACTGTGATGGCATTGTAACTGCTTACATttgcacatatacatatacgagtatgtatattaattttaattggcttaacacaatatttatataacaGCGcctatatttatacattttatattgttGGTTGATTAGCAACAAGTTTCACAATTagtataatattaaatatgtttttaacgCTAATTACtaacaaatgaatttaaacCAATTTGAGATTTGACAATTCATAACGTTTCGGTTGGCTggaatgcaatttgcattcatttcaataatttaacaAAACTTACCACCCATGAAACTGATAAAATTGGTCTCGCTTTTGATTTTTAGCATTTCATGTAATTCAAATTAGCCCTATACAAATGTTTCGCCAGTGACTTTTTGTAATAATTCGAAATctataaataatgaatttaatttgaatgctAAATAACAAACATTTGGGTTTTGcggtttgttttttggccagtGAGTAGCGATTGTTTGCACGCAGATTAAATTGCGGTCATCTGGATTGCAGGCCTTATGATGGTAATCAAGTTGCATTTATTCACCAAATTCGGCTTATTAGGAAAGCCAATCAAGATCGAAAAACTAGGCAATTAATGTGTTGTAAAAAGCTTAACCTTATTATGGTTACGCCATATACAAAACTAAggattaaatttattttactttcagCTTGGAACTAAgtgtgttttaaaatattttatttcgcagcCAGATTTAATAAAACCTAAGTATTTTCAATAAGAATCTTGAGAGGATAGTTCTGAAAATTTTAGAGAAGGCCAAGTTTTCTGCGTGCTTCAAAATAGCATTGAAAGGGGCAGTAACATATACCATTGATGCCCACAAATCACAGTGCCTCTTGAACTGGTgaccccaaaaaccaaataaaaacaagagaaaacgctatagtcgagttcctcgactatctgatacccgttactcagctggtgaaagtgcgaaggataagATGTTTATGGcagtattgggcggtttgtgggtgatagagtgggcgtggcaacatgggtcagcaaacttgcgctggatgcatgcttaatctcaactttgaaTCTTTTaaagttcctaagatctcgacgctCATAGGCACATACAGACAGCCATGGCCAGATCGAGTCCgcttttgatcctgatcaagaatatatatacattatatggtcggaaacacttccttctgcctgttacatactgttCAACGAATCccgtatacccttttactcttcaagtaacgggtataaaaatgcttCATCCTAGAGGAAAAACTCCCAGAAAACAGAACAAATTACAAGTGTTGTAAAGTGTCATTTTTCAACAGGACGGGCGGGCAATGTAGAAATAATCATAATGGCCCAGAGCATATTTGAGGAGAAATCTTGTAGAAACAATAGCAGGGAGCTCACAAAAAAAGGCtgcaaaagggaaaacaagaaaaatgtgAGGAAATTTCGCTGGCACAAGAAAGGTCCGTACAAGTAGAAAAAATCGAAGAAAAAACTAAACCAAATTCCAATTTGTCAGGAATTTGTTCAATTTTAGTTTTGCGGTGGCCAGGGACCGCATAAGTGGAAGTGGACCTCCCCGGAAGTCCACCCACCCCCCTACTCGACCACCATCTGCATGTCCCACACGTGCCGCCATGCAAAACCCATAAGCATAAGGggtccaccaccaccacaaccaccgcCCATTGGCCATTAAAGAGCTGCCACGACAAATCGCACACATTTAACACGCACACTGAACCAAGGGGGTTTGAAGGGGCCGGAGGACCCCTGTGGGGGAAAAAACTGCATACTTAACAGGCCCACAAAAAACCAGCAGGGGAAACAGCTGGCCGCAATGGCTCAAACAACGTCGACAACTGGCCAACTCAAAGGACAATCGCTAGCGATGGGTTGCATAGGTAAACAATGTTCTAACGCTCCTAGGATTTCATGTGCCAGCTAGATGTAGAGTatattatttgaaatgttGTTAAAAGCAAGAAAACAAGCTTACTTGATATTTCCGATACTAGAGCAGTTTAATGTTCATTTGAATTATTCATGCTCATTTATTTGCAGTTCTATTTTAATAGGAGTATTCTTTAAATATGTTATCTGTAAATATGTCCtatattacatatttcaaAGATTTCTTTtcctaatttaaaataatttttattcgaATAGTTAAATACTAAGAGCGGAAACTCACATCCCATCGCTAACTGAATGTAGCCATAGTTTTCCTCTGCCTGCGGCCTTTCCTAATGACATTTGTATGCCGTTGCAGACATGTGCAACCGTTGGACCCGAAAACCCGAAATACATACAAGGGCTTGGAAAACTCACACGAAGAGTGCTTCCTCGCTTTTAACAGTGACGGTAGCTTGCCAATTTTCTCGCTGTGGGTATAAGAAATGAGCAAAGTTGAAGCTCGCGGCTCGGTAAACCTGGTGTAATTTGgtcgttttcattttaatttcttttattgccaATAAGCGCTGTCTACTGGCGATAAGCTGGGAAAATGATTGCTTAGATTTATGCTAAGTGCTGGGCGACGACGATGGCCAGTGGCGATTTTTTATTGCCCAGGAATGGGCAGATATTTACCTCTCACTACActtgataaatatttgcaataaaaacaaaaatttcaacgaaaaaaaggaaaagcac
This genomic stretch from Drosophila teissieri strain GT53w chromosome 2L, Prin_Dtei_1.1, whole genome shotgun sequence harbors:
- the LOC122615950 gene encoding leucine carboxyl methyltransferase 1 isoform X2; amino-acid sequence: MEPPASAGIAGSTHKFHPCDEAVIATNDDASDCKRCAVRLGYWKDDYIGYFVRNQERKAPEINRGYFARVKGVEMCVEKFLKKTSGNCQIINLGCGFDTLYFRLRDTAHQVKNFIELDFPTVTARKCYTIKRNKALLARIHDEDGEVRLSPTDLHGPSYHLMGVDLRNLDEVDSKLQQAEVDYSLPTIFLAECVLVYIEAQNCRNLLKWIAQKFQAAVFVNYEQVNMNDRFGDVMLNNLRGRGCSLAGVESCLSLDTQRNRFKDSGWTGARAWDMVQVYESISAAERQRIERLEMLDEGELLLQLFQHYCLVVAWLGVAFQDIDITVEELMSSLNID
- the LOC122615950 gene encoding leucine carboxyl methyltransferase 1 isoform X1, whose amino-acid sequence is MEPPASAGIAGSTHKFHPCDEAVIATNDDASDCKRCAVRLGYWKDDYIGYFVRNQERKAPEINRGYFARVKGVEMCVEKFLKKTSGNCQIINLGCGFDTLYFRLRDTAHQVKNFIELDFPTVTARKCYTIKRNKALLARIHDEDGEVRLSPTDLHGPSYHLMGVDLRNLDEVDSKLQQAEVDYSLPTIFLAECVLVYIEAQNCRNLLKWIAQKFQAAVFVNYEQVNMNDRFGDVMLNNLRGRGCSLAGVESCLSLDTQRNRFKDSGWTGARAWDMVQVYESISAAERQRIERLEMLDEGELLLQLFQHYCLVVAWLGVAFQDIDITCVPVVEELMSSLNID
- the LOC122615939 gene encoding zinc finger protein weckle, whose amino-acid sequence is MGVPTSDWIYWCRLCARDDVVYKVRERDDDLVKIISKCFDVEMTLEEPELGSMLCEECYAVIGQLVTFSESVSKVQAIFELLRHSDPQDSQDLDALRLEYGLPPACKQELEFLDIDDPEDRCSLVEELTISEHSTSPSPDFNVQPVRRRANLKQCKSEPEVAPLPKASIPEVQTNRGRRQQNVVSRNSEMYSPADLDDDESIPDEDEALSPPPLKRKRGRPKGTSKQKRLNDSEKLTSQEPDDKTFELSMSPQEDRSQSSPFVDFTCKACDETFMSFMALRRHKHDMHGGPKRFVCDHCGKGLKTFTSLVEHQLVHTDEKPCICPVCNAGFKNKARLRVHSQTHGEPKFECNICGKKLQTRAILNKHKYVHTEERRFKCEVCGSGCKNSTALKIHLLGHTGLRPYVCKYCGKAFASNTNCRSHKWKKHPEQAAKEDETESSRIPVPTLEELRAITREMAKVKKDD
- the LOC122616218 gene encoding uncharacterized protein LOC122616218, with translation MASNKESLIIVLDVRTCAAEEVKLKSAKCVAEILKDKIVCDRKDYVSFVLVGCDTNEKEPDAASHPHVVPFGDPRLCSWQLLLDFFKFVNKTACEEGEWLNGLQAALDLQQTAASFRVARRRILLLFDFNDFPQDYEKFNEITDELLTENIELIVGTHNIAYVDNAETSQPQAIFNFSRKCGPDELKNQKHVLSLVPRCNATLCSFKEALHTVFKVTNRRPWVWNAKLSIGSKISISLQGIIAMKNQTPVKLVKVWAEKDEIVIRETRHFIKGTEVTPLPENLITGYMLGGTPVPYDEAVLEPKDPHPPGLHFFGFIKRNAVPDEYFCGESLYLLVHQKQNQSAAVKLDALVRALVCSDRAILCWKIFSTKFNRPQMVVLLPRLADDTHPATLYMLEVSYTSQHHFWDFPALRTAKTECSEEQLDAIDQLIDSTDLECTLRDTQQPRPWAQNDLLPFDALPSIFEQNVMDILERKVIHNNNKDDVALKDKNFVDVFWRVPEPLEEKSKRAAATVKKLFPLRYSRAWQEKLLAKEQAENGVAVKPDPAEKELPMPSDGVGLIEPSSDFKRVLASVCSIANATERDARFQGLAADTRVVIITLLERKKQNIEQLGEIITLYRQSCIDFNTFLEYDKFAEELKKITLARNCSGFWQDVMVDKQLGPLVLGELTLDDELALKAYYTIENWAENEATEMEDVEM
- the LOC122616228 gene encoding uncharacterized protein LOC122616228; translated protein: MLFLTARVDHTAEQIFKINQLRQLVEKCEDLNVGTEDTLLTKFLHYTRWDTIKAYQAIHAYYEFKMRHPTWVARHPIEHYRQLFYGTHCRYVMPQVDRNGRVLVVFKTVDGFRDYPDYLQSLVEMDDLIFESLLLLPHVQQNGITVICDLQGTTRNFLRQFSPAFMKVVNEKNGVLPFSQRIVHIIQRGFLMHVTSTLFMPFMNKEFKEKIFTHDGRHLSKLREMVGYESLPAEYGGPATNVLDTNLIFNHLSQNAEYLEKLQTYGKI